Proteins found in one Triticum urartu cultivar G1812 chromosome 4, Tu2.1, whole genome shotgun sequence genomic segment:
- the LOC125550982 gene encoding protein FAF-like, chloroplastic, producing the protein MAHMATAVGDGALRRLFEKPLPENPTLLEVLSACNNHSHHKKQLPAVDPASFTEIFGELHFYEKPDGGAARPVLPRVPLPDARATAASWLDIASQAEKSKDDSSLDALLRPKPASAGDAAGGVRRSASFCLKKSSASLLLCTEGLGSESTVDSDDMVRDDGADTAAALRGREREEATLRDAAAAAESGLVGSPPSFPPPIRSIGRGGKPCVCFRTFRADGRFVLTQVVIPGKELLQASREGGRLRLRFANPAAADEELELGDQEDDREDNMTCIDACA; encoded by the coding sequence ATGGCGCACATGGCGACGGCGGTGGGGGACGGCGCGCTGCGGCGGCTGTTCGAGAAGCCGTTGCCGGAGAACCCCACGCTGCTGGAGGTGCTGTCGGCTTGCAACAACCACAGCCACCACAAGAAGCAGCTGCCGGCCGTGGACCCGGCGTCCTTCACCGAGATCTTCGGTGAGCTACACTTCTACGAGAAgcccgacggcggcgccgcccgacCCGTCCTGCCACGGGTGCCACTCCCTGACGCACGCGCTACGGCGGCGTCGTGGCTCGACATCGCTAGTCAGGCCGAGAAGAGCAAGGACGACTCGTCGCTGGACGCGCTCCTCAGGCCGAAGCCCGCGAGCGCCGGCGACGCCGCCGGTGGCGTCAGGAGGAGCGCGAGCTTCTGCCTGAAGAAGAGCTCGGCGTCGCTGCTGCTGTGCACGGAGGGGCTCGGGTCCGAGAGCACGGTGGACTCGGACGACATGGTCAGGGATGACGGCGCCGACACGGCCGCCGCCCTCcgcgggagggagagggaggaggcgaCGCTGAGggacgccgccgccgcggcgGAGTCAGGGCTGGTGGGTTCCCCGCCGTCGTTCCCGCCGCCGATACGGTCGATCGGGCGCGGCGGGAAGCCGTGCGTGTGCTTCCGGACGTTCCGCGCGGATGGGCGGTTCGTGCTGACGCAGGTGGTGATCCCCGGGAAGGAGCTGCTGCAGGCGTCCCGCGAGGGCGGCCGGCTCAGGCTCCGGTTCGccaaccccgccgccgccgacgaggagCTGGAGTTGGGGGATCAAGAAGATGACCGAGAAGACAACATGACATGCATCGACGCGTGCGCTTAG